In Anseongella ginsenosidimutans, one genomic interval encodes:
- a CDS encoding glycoside hydrolase family 32 protein, whose product MKALLSVFVLCILFTSAAAQENAEKLQRFNTFFTGEKHWLVLPVKNGAPKRNIELWVEGELERWFDMELAAGEPDWYAYLDISGWKGKFMELRVDQLDVDSKVFSPVKQVDEDKNAGVLYQEKLRGQFHFSPARGWNNDPNGLVYYKGEYHLFFQHNPYGRGWGNMHWGHAVSKDLVHWKELDIALYPDKFGPMFSGGAVVDENNTMVLFFTGARSWGQGMAWSTDGRNFRKLDHTVVHRISRDNRDPKVIWHEPTGKWTMVLYVERDGGQHTMQFLTSPDLKNWTQSSMVKGGIGDDRYLFECPEFFEIPIEGSPDETKWILTGADSQYAIGTFDGKTFRPETERLNGQLGRGFYAAQTFSNEPQGRRIEIGWWRTHTDKEGMSFNQSMSIPMELKLEKRPEGLRLTRTPVKELESLRGASHHLGKFRLKEGASNPLSAINTELAEIRMEFEPGAASEIILNVRGLPVLYNVEKEELSIDGVRAPVPLQNGKLDLIVYADRTGLEVFAAGGLVFMPVDFNLDPENRSLSLLSKGGAAKVNRLDVYELKSIWK is encoded by the coding sequence ATGAAAGCATTATTAAGCGTATTTGTCCTTTGCATCCTTTTTACGAGCGCAGCTGCGCAGGAGAACGCAGAAAAACTTCAGCGGTTCAATACCTTTTTTACAGGCGAAAAGCACTGGCTGGTGCTTCCTGTAAAGAACGGGGCGCCCAAAAGAAATATAGAATTATGGGTAGAAGGGGAGTTGGAACGATGGTTCGATATGGAGCTTGCCGCGGGAGAACCGGACTGGTATGCTTACCTGGATATCAGCGGCTGGAAAGGTAAGTTCATGGAGCTGAGGGTCGACCAGCTGGACGTGGATTCGAAGGTGTTTTCTCCCGTTAAGCAGGTGGATGAGGATAAAAACGCTGGTGTGCTTTACCAGGAGAAATTACGCGGGCAGTTTCATTTTTCACCCGCCCGGGGCTGGAATAATGATCCCAACGGACTGGTCTATTACAAGGGCGAGTATCACCTGTTCTTTCAGCATAATCCTTACGGCCGCGGCTGGGGTAATATGCACTGGGGCCATGCGGTAAGTAAAGACCTGGTTCACTGGAAAGAGCTGGATATCGCCTTGTATCCTGATAAATTCGGGCCCATGTTCAGCGGCGGGGCGGTAGTGGATGAAAACAATACCATGGTATTATTCTTTACCGGCGCCAGGTCCTGGGGGCAGGGCATGGCCTGGAGTACTGACGGAAGGAATTTCAGGAAGCTGGATCATACCGTGGTACACCGGATCAGCAGAGATAACCGCGACCCCAAAGTGATATGGCATGAGCCCACCGGGAAATGGACCATGGTCCTTTATGTGGAGCGGGACGGCGGGCAGCATACCATGCAGTTCCTGACTTCTCCGGATCTTAAGAACTGGACGCAAAGCAGCATGGTCAAAGGGGGCATAGGAGATGACCGCTACCTGTTTGAATGCCCGGAATTTTTTGAAATACCCATCGAAGGAAGCCCGGATGAAACAAAATGGATATTGACCGGGGCCGACAGCCAATACGCGATCGGAACCTTTGATGGAAAAACCTTCAGGCCGGAAACTGAGCGATTGAACGGGCAGCTCGGACGCGGCTTTTACGCGGCGCAGACTTTCAGCAATGAACCGCAGGGCCGCCGAATTGAAATTGGCTGGTGGCGTACCCATACCGATAAAGAGGGAATGTCCTTTAACCAATCCATGAGCATTCCGATGGAGCTGAAGCTCGAAAAGCGGCCCGAAGGCTTGCGGCTGACGCGGACGCCGGTAAAGGAACTGGAATCGTTAAGAGGCGCTTCTCATCACCTTGGTAAATTCAGATTAAAGGAAGGGGCTTCTAACCCTCTTTCGGCAATCAATACTGAGCTGGCCGAAATAAGAATGGAATTCGAACCAGGCGCCGCCAGCGAGATCATTCTCAACGTACGGGGGCTGCCTGTCCTTTACAATGTAGAAAAAGAAGAGTTGTCCATAGATGGCGTCAGGGCGCCGGTTCCTTTGCAGAACGGAAAGCTGGACCTGATCGTTTATGCGGACCGCACGGGTTTGGAAGTGTTCGCAGCCGGCGGCCTCGTCTTTATGCCGGTAGATTTCAATCTTGATCCGGAGAACAGGTCCTTATCCCTGTTGTCGAAAGGTGGCGCTGCAAAAGTCAACAGGCTGGACGTGTACGAGCTGAAAAGTATCTGGAAATAG
- a CDS encoding TonB-dependent receptor, with protein MHRLALFFLVLFYCSGSLTAQDPSQPDSVTQLSEVTVEGYISGQPLLRTPTSVGIVNLTQLQRQADESLLPALNAVPGVRMEERSPGSYRLSIRGSLLRSPWGVRNVKVYLDEFPLTDAGGNTYLNLIDPRGIGRLEVLKGPHGSLFGANSGGVLLVNTPGSAGTGSRRRSSTGLPDKDAVPPTSILNAGLSGGSYGMFHENLGFRQHWEKSRFDFNQAFLRSDGYREHSGMRRHYLQASHRWNYRPESQLKALAFYADMDYATPGGLNPAQYEADPRQARPAAGPNPGAVEQQAGIRNKTLFGGLSHQFELAPGLRHMLAVFGSYTDFENPFITNFEMRSEENYGLRTYLELDGSHNSFHFGDVSWKWHLGLEWQRSRHEITNFDNLGNATKGGLQASDAIRTSQYFYFTRFSADLAGRLRAEAAVSLNYNRYAFNDLAGQAPGDPDVPGEDVSPGNTAGGTSSGEIRFSPEWMPRLSLSYLLNPEFSWRASLSRGFSQPTTAEIRPSNITINTALNPETGWNYETGFRFMPGSGRLQADASVFYYRMKEAIVRRLDEGAGNILSMRAEPVNWA; from the coding sequence ATGCACAGGCTTGCCCTTTTCTTCTTAGTCCTTTTCTATTGTTCCGGAAGTTTAACGGCGCAGGATCCCAGCCAGCCTGATTCTGTAACCCAGCTAAGCGAGGTGACGGTGGAGGGGTATATATCCGGCCAGCCTTTATTGCGTACGCCTACTTCGGTAGGAATAGTGAATTTAACTCAGTTGCAGCGGCAGGCGGATGAATCCCTCCTTCCCGCGCTGAATGCAGTCCCTGGTGTCAGAATGGAGGAGCGCTCTCCGGGAAGTTATCGTTTATCCATCCGGGGAAGCCTGCTGCGCTCCCCCTGGGGCGTTCGCAATGTGAAAGTTTACCTGGATGAGTTCCCGCTGACCGACGCAGGAGGGAATACCTACCTGAACCTGATAGATCCCAGGGGTATTGGCCGCCTTGAGGTGCTGAAAGGGCCTCACGGGAGCTTGTTTGGCGCTAATTCGGGCGGGGTATTGCTGGTTAATACGCCCGGAAGCGCCGGGACAGGCAGCCGGCGGCGGTCATCCACGGGTTTGCCGGACAAGGACGCCGTACCCCCAACGAGCATCCTTAATGCCGGTTTAAGCGGCGGTTCCTATGGAATGTTCCATGAAAACCTGGGTTTCCGGCAGCATTGGGAAAAGTCCCGCTTCGATTTCAACCAAGCATTTCTGCGATCAGACGGCTACCGGGAGCATTCAGGCATGCGCAGGCATTACCTGCAGGCTTCCCATCGCTGGAATTATCGCCCGGAAAGCCAGCTGAAAGCCCTGGCGTTTTATGCTGATATGGATTATGCCACCCCGGGCGGATTGAACCCGGCGCAATACGAGGCTGACCCCCGGCAGGCTCGTCCGGCTGCCGGACCGAACCCGGGAGCTGTGGAACAGCAGGCAGGGATCCGGAACAAGACTCTTTTTGGCGGGCTCTCGCACCAATTCGAGCTGGCTCCCGGCTTGCGGCATATGCTGGCGGTTTTTGGCTCTTATACTGATTTTGAGAATCCGTTCATCACCAATTTTGAGATGCGCAGCGAAGAGAATTACGGCTTGCGTACTTACCTGGAATTGGACGGAAGCCATAATTCTTTTCATTTCGGGGACGTGAGCTGGAAATGGCACCTTGGCCTGGAGTGGCAGCGTTCGCGTCATGAAATTACCAACTTTGACAACCTGGGCAATGCCACGAAAGGTGGTTTGCAGGCTTCAGACGCCATTCGCACCAGCCAGTATTTTTACTTTACCAGGTTTTCCGCCGATCTGGCCGGGCGCCTCCGGGCTGAAGCGGCTGTAAGCTTGAATTATAACCGCTATGCCTTTAATGACCTGGCCGGCCAGGCGCCCGGCGACCCGGATGTGCCCGGAGAGGATGTTTCTCCGGGAAATACAGCGGGCGGAACCTCTTCGGGCGAAATAAGGTTTTCCCCCGAATGGATGCCCCGGCTGAGCCTTTCTTACCTGCTTAACCCGGAATTTTCATGGCGAGCCTCGCTAAGCCGGGGTTTTTCTCAGCCAACGACCGCGGAAATTAGGCCCTCCAACATTACTATCAATACTGCGCTGAATCCTGAAACAGGATGGAACTATGAAACCGGCTTCCGTTTTATGCCCGGGAGCGGACGCTTACAGGCGGACGCCTCGGTGTTTTATTACCGGATGAAAGAAGCGATCGTACGGCGGCTGGATGAAGGGGCGGGGAATATTTTATCAATGCGGGCGGAACCGGTCAACTGGGCGTAG
- a CDS encoding TonB-dependent receptor domain-containing protein yields the protein MISARVMDKRSSGLFRGMQISGSYTFSRFRFREYLQGADDYSGKELTGVPKHVAVANISLDLPRAFQVTAQHNFTSRIPLDDANSVYANGYHLLQLKLKWEGKLGDYLLELYAGTDNLLNEKYSLGNDINAFGSRFYNAAPLRNFYGGMRLVF from the coding sequence ATGATAAGCGCCCGGGTAATGGATAAGCGGAGTTCTGGGCTTTTCCGGGGGATGCAGATAAGCGGCAGTTATACGTTTAGCCGCTTCCGCTTCCGTGAATACCTGCAGGGCGCAGATGATTATTCAGGAAAGGAGCTTACCGGTGTTCCCAAACACGTCGCGGTAGCTAATATTTCTCTTGATCTCCCGCGCGCGTTCCAGGTAACAGCTCAGCATAATTTCACCAGCCGCATTCCGCTGGATGATGCCAACAGCGTTTATGCCAACGGGTACCACCTGTTACAGCTAAAGCTGAAATGGGAGGGTAAGCTGGGCGATTACCTGCTGGAGCTATATGCGGGAACGGATAACCTCCTGAATGAGAAATACAGCCTGGGAAACGATATTAACGCATTTGGGAGCCGCTTCTACAATGCGGCCCCCTTACGGAACTTTTACGGCGGAATGCGCCTGGTGTTTTAG